The sequence ATTAAAGCCCTCAGTTAGAAATAGGGCTGTGGCGAATGTAATTAGTTAACCTAAGACGAGGTCCATAGTGGAGTAGAGTTGGCCTCTAATCTGAATGTTGTCCATATAAGAAGGGGAAAATTGGACACAGACACACCTAGAGGGAGAACGTCACATGAAGATGAAAgcagagattggggtgatgcTTCTATATTGTCAAGGAAAGCCAAAGACTGCCAGCAACCAGCAGAAGCTAAGGGTAAGGCACGGAACAGATACTTTCTCACAGCCTTCAAGAGgaaccagccctggcaacacctCGATTTCAGGCGTCATAGTCTACAGAAATGTGAGACAATCAATTGCTATTGTTTAACTCACTCAGTTTGTGGCACATTGTTACACATGCCCTAGAAAGTTAATACACTGTCTTCAAAAATTGTCAAAATCAAGATGAAGTAGCATAGTTGTCTGGGGTAACACCTGAGGTTCGTTGTCTCACAGCCGGGGAAAACTAGGATGTGGGCACACCAGACCGAGGTTAAGAGCGGAAATTTAAtaggtgagagaaagagaagagcccTCTGGGGTCCCAGAGAAAATGGATTGCCAGTTCCATGGTGAAATTTATAGGGTTTTATAAACTAGCTTGAGGcggcggtgtctgatttacataggccATAAAAGATTGGTTGGAtcaggtgtgccatttgcatagcaTGTGGAGAAGCTGGCTGctccaccctaatcttttattatacaGATGGGTTCTCTACCTGGCCAGCTCCATGTTGCCTGTTCCTTTACTGTACACGTGgttgacaaagaaaaggaagaggaagccTCCACGTCGAACATGCCTGGCCCCCAGctagcccttttctattggcacagctgccggcATTCACTCATGTGAGCTTCCAGCTTGCtcatctatgtctgcagctcgatttttcAGGCGTTCTTTGTTAGAAATGATTTTgagggctgctttttgttaatgGGGAAATCTTGCCAAGGATCTATCtacctaaataatttatttctagttCCTGTATCAAAGACATGATAAGATAAGGTAATTCCAGAACTAAAAGAGAATACGTTGATGTTTAGCTACATTCAAGAACCACCAAAAAAATGCCTCCCAATGGTCTAAGTCTTGCTACTTATGAAAGTCCTGCAATGATGtcatcattataaaatgttgCCCTACTGAGGAGTCTCCCCAGGGCCCCCTTCATGTCCGTATTCCTCAGACTGTAGATGAAGGGGTTCAGCATGGGGGTGACCATGGTGTACATCACTGAGGCCACCAGACTTGTCCTAGAAGATGGTGTAGCTGCAGAACTGAGATAGACCCCAAGGCCCGTGCCATAGAACAAGCTGACCACTGAGAGGTGGGAACCACAGGTGGAAAAGGCTTTGTACTTTCCCCCAGCTGAGGAAATCCTCAGTatagagaaaacaattttatagTAAGAGAAAAGTATTCCAGTAAAGGGAATCACAGCCAGAATGCCAGTTGCAAAGTATATCACTACATTATTGATGAAGGTGTCAGAACAGGCGAGCTTCAGGACTTCAGGAAGATCACAAAAAAAGTGTGGAATTTCCATTTTGGTGCAGAAGGACAGCCTCAAAACAGTCAAGGTCTCGAGCAGGGAACCCATGACACTGATGCACCAGGATTCCAGAACCAGCAGTCCACAGAGCCGGGGGCTCATGATGACCTTGTAGTGCAAGGGGTGACAGATGGCCACAAACCGGTCATAGGCCATCACGGTCAAGAGTAAATTGTCCAGGcatccaaatgaaatgaaaaaaaaaatctgactgaCGCAGCCTGCATATGTTATGAATTTGTTCTGTGTCACTATATTCAGTAGCATCTTTGGGATGGTTGTGGAGGTAAAACAGAGGTCCGCAAAGGACAGGTTGGAGAGGAAGAAGTACATGGGGGTGTGGAGGTGGGAGTCTGAGCTGATGGCCAGGATGATAAGCAGGTTCCCAGTGAAAGTGACTAGGTACATGGAGAGGAACAGGCCAAAGAGAATAAACTGAATCTGTGACGTTGCTGAAAATCCCAGGAGGAGAAATTCTGGGGCATGTGTCTGATTTCCTATTTCCATGGGGATGAAATAACTGTCACAAGAGAGGAAAAAGCAACAGTCACTGGCAACATGAAAATTTggttacatttaattttaagtgaaggaataaattaacaaaagattgcctttttcttgctgtcttcatCTGGGGGATTTGAAATTCTTCCATCCTTTTCTTTGTTACCATCACGATCTAGAA comes from Macaca fascicularis isolate 582-1 chromosome 19, T2T-MFA8v1.1 and encodes:
- the OR7C1 gene encoding olfactory receptor 7C1: MEIGNQTHAPEFLLLGFSATSQIQFILFGLFLSMYLVTFTGNLLIILAISSDSHLHTPMYFFLSNLSFADLCFTSTTIPKMLLNIVTQNKFITYAGCVSQIFFFISFGCLDNLLLTVMAYDRFVAICHPLHYKVIMSPRLCGLLVLESWCISVMGSLLETLTVLRLSFCTKMEIPHFFCDLPEVLKLACSDTFINNVVIYFATGILAVIPFTGILFSYYKIVFSILRISSAGGKYKAFSTCGSHLSVVSLFYGTGLGVYLSSAATPSSRTSLVASVMYTMVTPMLNPFIYSLRNTDMKGALGRLLSRATFYNDDIIAGLS